From one Nycticebus coucang isolate mNycCou1 chromosome 14, mNycCou1.pri, whole genome shotgun sequence genomic stretch:
- the LOC128564656 gene encoding olfactory receptor 52B4-like — translation MATTNFTGTSHSLFILLGIPGLEDQHTWISLPFFVSYLVAVLGNSLLIFIIITERSFHEPMYLFLCILAVTDLILSTTTVPKALAIFWFHAGEISLDGCVTQIFFIHATFIAESGILLAMAFDRYVAICNPLHYTTVLSHAVIIRVGLAVVLRSFCVILPDVFLVKRLPFCHSNLLPHTYCEHMAVAKFACADIRVNVWYGLSVLLSTVMLDALFILVSYSLILYTVFHLPSRGARQKALGTCGSHLGVISMFYLPGIFTIITQRFGHHVPLHTHILLANVCMLAPPMLNPIIYGIKTKQIRERVLSILSSQWK, via the coding sequence ATGGCAACTACCAACTTCACAGGTACCAGCCACTCACTCTTCATTCTACTGGGCATCCCTGGCTTGGAAGACCAGCATACATGgatctctctccccttctttgtTTCCTACCTTGTTGCTGTCCTTGGGAATAGCCTCcttatcttcatcatcatcactgaACGCAGCTTCCATGAACCCATGTACCTCTTCCTCTGCATACTGGCTGTGACTGACCTCATCCTGTCCACTACCACTGTGCCCAAGGCCCTAGCCATATTCTGGTTCCATGCTGGGGAAATCTCCCTTGATGGCTGTGTCACCCAAATCTTCTTCATCCATGCGACCTTCATTGCTGAATCAGGAATTCTGTTGGCAATGGCATTTGACCGTTATGTGGCCATCTGTAACCCACTGCACTATACCACAGTGCTCAGTCATGCAGTAATCATAAGAGTTGGCTTGGCCGTGGTCCTGAGAAGCTTCTGTGTGATACTCCCAGATGTGTTTCTGGTGAAGCGACTGCCTTTCTGCCACAGCAATCTGCTGCCGCACACCTACTGTGAGCACATGGCCGTGGCCAAGTTTGCTTGTGCCGATATTCGTGTCAATGTTTGGTATGGCTTGTCTGTCCTTCTCTCTACTGTGATGCTAGATGCCTTGTTCATCTTAGTTTCCTACAGCCTCATCCTCTACACAGTCTTCCATCTCCCTTCCCGAGGAGCTCGACAAAAGGCTCTGGGCACATGTGGTTCACACCTTGGGGTCATTTCCATGTTCTACTTGCCTGGCATCTTTACTATAATCACCCAGAGGTTTGGGCACCATGTGCCGCTCCATACACACATTCTTCTGGCCAATGTCTGCATGTTGGCTCCTCCCATGCTGAACCCCATCATTTATGGGATCAAGACCAAGCAGATCCGAGAACGAGTGCTCAGTATTTTGTCTTCACAATGGAAATGA
- the LOC128564501 gene encoding olfactory receptor 52R1-like, which yields MTLPSGNSSSHPVSFILLGIPGLESIQFWIAFPFCAMYIVAVLGNITLLHIIRIDHTLHEPMYLFLAMLAVTDLVLSSSTQPKMLAIFWLHAHEIEYHACLIQVFFIHTFSSVESGVLMAMALDRYVAICFPLRHSSILTPSAVIKLGAVVLMRGLLWVSPFCFMVSRMPFCHSRVIPQSYCEHMAVLKLVCADTRVNRGYGLFVAFSVVGFDVIVISISYVMILRAVLRLPSGEARLKAFGTCASHICVILALYIPALFSFLTHRFGHHVPHMVHIMFANLYLLLPPMLNPIIYGVRTKQIRDRVVPGCCGKDF from the coding sequence ATGACGTTGCCTTCAGGGAACAGCTCCTCTCATCCTGTGTCCTTCATCCTGCTTGGAATCCCAGGACTGGAGAGCATCCAATTTTGGATTGCCTTTCCATTCTGTGCCATGTATATTGTGGCTGTGCTTGGGAACATCACTCTCCTTCATATAATCCGAATTGACCACACCCTGCATGAGCCCATGTACCTCTTTCTGGCCATGTTGGCCGTCACTGACCTGgtcctctcctcctccacccaGCCTAAGATGTTGGCCATATTCTGGCTCCACGCCCATGAGATTGAATATCATGCCTGCCTCATCCAGGTGTTCTTCATCCATACCTTTTCTTCAGTGGAGTCTGGGGTGCTCATGGCAATGGCCTTGGACCGCTATGTGGCTATCTGCTTCCCACTCCGGCACTCCAGCATCCTGACCCCATCGGCAGTGATCAAACTGGGGGCCGTCGTGCTGATGAGAGGGCTGCTCTGGGTGAGCCCTTTCTGCTTCATGGTCTCCAGAATGCCCTTTTGCCACAGCCGGGTCATTCCCCAGTCGTACTGTGAGCACATGGCTGTGCTGAAGTTGGTATGTGCTGATACTAGAGTAAATCGTGGGTATGGGCTCTTTGTGGCCTTCTCTGTTGTTGGCTTTGATGTGATTGTCATCAGTATATCGTATGTGATGATTCTGAGAGCTGTGCTGAGGTTGCCCTCAGGTGAAGCTCGCCTCAAGGCTTTTGGCACTTGTGCCTCCCACATCTGTGTTATCTTGGCTTTGTATATCCCAgcccttttttcatttctcaccCACCGTTTTGGCCATCATGTGCCCCACATGGTACACATCATGTTTGCTAATCTCTATCTCCTGCTGCCTCCAATGCTCAACCCCATCATCTATGGGGTTAGAACCAAACAGATCAGGGACAGGGTTGTCCCAGGATGTTGTGGAAAAGACTTCTGA